The window TATTTCAGGAGCTGTTGGACAACTGCGTGCAGATGTTTATCGCTGTTCTCAAACCTCACGCAGCCGGATCGGCAGCCGAACTCGAGCGATGCTGCACCGGGCTTGTCGGTGCCGGGGAGGCACTTTCAGCCGCGACCGTACGGGGACGACATAGCCTTGAAGAGGCTATAGACGCTTTCGAGTTACTTATCCTGGGGGCGTTAAAACGCTGATTCGCCCAAGCCGGATGAAGAGGATCATGCGCTACCGATTCATCAATCTTGTTGAGCTCGCTGCGCGACATCGCAAAGCCACCGGCGCAACAGTCGGGCCGCCTCCCCCAGCACCACATCGTTGGCCTGCACCAGGTAATAGCCCTTGCCGGTCTTCAGTACCGAGTCAAAGACCGGTACGAGAAGGCCCAGTTGTACGTCTTCCTCAACCAGCCAAGGGCTGGTGAGCACTAAACCCTGATCGCGCCGCGCCGCGTCGATTGCCAACTCAGACTGATCGAATTTGAGGCTGCTGGAGAAGCTATCCAGAGACATCCCGACCGATGATAACCATTGAGACCAGTGGGCATGAGACGTCGTATAGAGCAAGGTGGCTCCCGGCAAACCATCAAGGCCTTGCAACTGGAGCCGTTCGCGGTAAGCCGGGCTGCAATAAACCCTCACCTCGTCCGGCAAGAGCAGTTCTGCGTTCACGTCGCTGCCATATCCATCGAAATGTCGCACTGCCAGGTCGCAGGTAGCGTCATTGAAATCCACGGTATCGGTGGAAGCGCTCAGGTGCAGTTGCACTTCTGGATGCTGCTCCGTGAACAATGGCATCCGCCTTGCGAACCAGGAGTTGGCGAACGCTGGCGGCAGGCTTAAACGGACCAGCCTGTCCCTGAGACCCCGGACGGCGAGATTGGCGGTCTCTAGCTGGCGCAGCGCCGGCTTCACCTGTTCCCAATAGCTCAGGGCTTCAGCCGTGGGTCGCAGCCTGCGAACGTTACGCACAAACAGCGGCGTTCCCAGCCAACCTTCCAGCTTGCGAATTTGTTGCCCTACTGCTCCCGGCGTCACAAACAACTGACTTGCCGCAAGAGTGACGCTGCCCGTTCGCATGACCGCGTCGAAGCAAGCGATGGCCCGAAGGGGCGTATCAGCTCTCATAACGTAGTTTTTCTCTTCTATAGGCTGAAAACACATGATTTGTAGCGGCTTGTGTACTTTCGCACAATCGACGTTCGCCACAGGGCAATAACAGATCCGAACTTCCAAGGAAAAGCCGATGCCGATTGTCCGAGTCAGCGGGTTTGACGATCAATCACCAGAGGCGAAAAGCAGGTTCCACCAATCACAAGGTATCGATAAATGAGGAAGTCAGTAGACGGGGCCGCCACCGCGGTGATGGTTCTGCTCTGCCTCATATGGGGTGCCCAGCAAGTGGCGATCAAGGCTGTTGCGGACGACATAGCGCCTGTCATGCAGATCGCCGTTCGCTCCGGCGTCGCGGCATTGCTGGTCTGGCTAA of the Paucimonas lemoignei genome contains:
- the gcvA_9 gene encoding putative LysR family transcriptional regulator; the protein is MRADTPLRAIACFDAVMRTGSVTLAASQLFVTPGAVGQQIRKLEGWLGTPLFVRNVRRLRPTAEALSYWEQVKPALRQLETANLAVRGLRDRLVRLSLPPAFANSWFARRMPLFTEQHPEVQLHLSASTDTVDFNDATCDLAVRHFDGYGSDVNAELLLPDEVRVYCSPAYRERLQLQGLDGLPGATLLYTTSHAHWSQWLSSVGMSLDSFSSSLKFDQSELAIDAARRDQGLVLTSPWLVEEDVQLGLLVPVFDSVLKTGKGYYLVQANDVVLGEAARLLRRWLCDVAQRAQQD